The region ctgtgtctgtctgtgtgtgtgtgtgtgtgtatctgtgtctgtgtgtgtgtgtgtgtgtgtgtgtgtgcttgaaaaCCTGCAGGTCTCTGTAAGTGAACGTGTGTATtgactgtgtgtgcacatcCCTCACTATCACCAACAGTATAAGCAGTAtaccaccacccccaccccccaccccgaCCCTCTGCTGTGACAATCAGCACATCTGTACAGTAGTGGTGTTTGGTTTGGAGAGAgatcaggactgtgtgtgtgtgtgtgtgtgtgtgtgtgtgtgtgtgtgtgtgtgtgtgtgtgtgtgtgtgtgtgtgtgcgtgtgccaGCTCAACGAGATCTAGCAGACAACAACCCAAATCTGTTTGAaccattgtttcattttttatcaggtcacagacagacatgcagcTCGACATGGTTTAAttgttttataagttacatcacgtcattaaaaattaattttgagCTGGAAAAGAACAGAACCATCCTAAATTGAAAGTGTACCAacttgggggaaaaaaacaacaataactgtccttttttttttttttttttttttgagttccTTGCTGCGGTTTCATGTATGTCTTTaatcagtcatttttatttgtgaCCTTTTTGTTTCCTGGACAAAAtgagatgtacagtatgtctaaCAGGTTGGATCTCTGTCTATGTTCAGGATTTTGTGCAGCCACTTTAAATCTCCCTGAAGTTTTTAGTACATCAGAGATTGAGAAGTGTAAGGGCCTTGAGTTATTTAAAGGAGTACTCCAGCATTTATAGTATTCCATAAATTTGGGGGGGAGGTCATAATCGAAGCACACTGGAAACAaacattacccataatgcacATCCGGTTTGTAATGGAGGCTTCCATGTTTTGGAAAGCTCCcaccagagccacagaagacattatacaactgtttctAGAGACTGAGAAGTGCTGCTTAGCTTTGTGTGAAATTGGTGTAATGCccctttaaaggacaggttcacaacaacagtcaggtccTCCGCAGTCTTCATAttgagtaaaacattttttttaaaagtttatctgaagataatgtGAGGCTTCAGTTGTCTGAGTTAAATGAAGTGGACatcttccacagttagtctTTCTAGttgaaattccctctttgtgtctcgacgGACATTTTTCCTGCTCAGCTGCAGAGGAAGGATGGTAACAAAGGAGGGACTTTTGCACTGAAAAGATGATAACGTTGAAAGATGTTGACTTGATTTAACTATTTTgttcagctgaagcttcatattggcttcagataaacttttaatacatttttgcacagcagGGGCGgctgtggattttatcccccATCACTTCTATTGAaagttcattatgaagggattttctaatatgaagaagaggaatgattacagcaagaaaaacgtgttactattgttttaggacagacttggaaaaattgtgaacctgtcctttaagagaCCCACTTGAGCTCCCTCACTGTCATGACTCAATTGTGTATAAATTTGACGTTACATTGACCTATTACACAAGACATGACTGGCTGTGATATCACCATTGTGTGATGTGAATGATGAGCATGTGAAACCACAACATATGTCATGAACTGGTAAAAGGGAAGTTTgggttattttttttcacttgaagTTTACAACAAGCGGCCTCAAAGTGCGTCGACCATACAAACATAAGAGGTACTGAATCTCATAATGTGAATCCAGTGTCAATTACGATATTATTCACCCATCTGATATGGAGACATCAAATCTGTTAAGCTTTTAATGGCATTGATATTTTagcttttaaatgattttaagttatgaaggagaaggagataTTCTGGGGGACAAAAGTGGGTTCCGTGCTTGAATCACTCGCCATgtgaagaacaaaaagaggaaccGATTTGGGCACAAACAGTGTAGCCCACGAGTTCTCAAACCCACTCATAACCACAGCTTGATTATTCATCTAATGTAGACATGAGGCGTGTACATTGCAGAGCTGTATGTTGGACGCTGTATAATAACCCGCAGACAAAACAAACCGAGGATGTCCGAGTGCGCTTTTACGCGTGAAGTCGTCAGTGCATCCAAAGGGTCTCTGATGGCTCAGAGAAGCTTTAATGTTGGAGCATTAAAGTATTTAACTGAAAGCTAAACCGGTTCAGCTGACCAGCGCGGGGACCCAGCTTGGCATAATCCATTACTTTGCGTTTATTATATGATTTAATTGGGGAGATTTTTTTGGAGATGCTCAGACCAAGGTTGAACTGTGTTTTTGCTCAACGTCTGTTAGTGTAACTATTTGCATTATGTATTTGTAAATAATGAAAACGACAGATCTCTAATTGTGAATAAAGGAAGTTTTATCACAGGAGTCAAATCAATCATGGAGCAGTCTGTGCCTGCGGATCGGTCTTTACCAGTCCACAGGCGGGTTTGTTACGCAGCGGGACACTTTCTGAACGACCTGTGCGCCTCTATGTGGTTCACATATCTGCTGGTGTACCTCCACTCCGTGCTCGGCTTCCAGAGCACCTCTGCAGGTGTGATGCTGCTCATCGGGCAAATAGCAGATGGAGTCTGCACGCCGCTGGTTGGATATGAATCCGACAGGACGCCTGGCAGCGGGAGACACGGCAAGAGAAAGACATGGCATTTATTGGGTAAGTTTCTGAGAGAGATGAGGTAGTTCTTCATAAGTTTTAAGTCACATACTTTAAGTCTTTATCAGATGTTTTGGAAGTAAAATATTCCCACACTAGTGTCATGATGAGCAGTGGTAGTGGGAGTATTCAGATTATTAAGTAAAAATAGTAATAGGCCTATAATTAATGATTCTCTGTTAGTAGTCATGCGTCAAAAgttgagtaaaagtacagaagtattattagCAGAATGACAAAGTATTCCTAGTGAAAGAACTCATAATATTGAAAAGCCTCTCATTGGATTGTTATTGATGCATTGACGTGTGAGGGGCATTTTAATGTAGCTGGTTGTGATGGAGCTCATTTAAATTACTTCatatactgttgggtagtttgaTCTACATTATAACACAGTGTATTTTGATGATACAGTAGCTTGTAGCTctgaaataaataagtaaaaagtacaatatttccctctgaaatgtagaataaagaataaagttgcataaaatgcaaatattcaagaaaagtacaagtatctcagATTGTAGGCTACTTTTAAACaacagtggaagaagtactacAATactacaatgaaaaaatactcaaaagtcctgcattcaaaatcttacttaagtaaaagtacataactattgtcagtaaaatgtactaaagtatcaaaaataaaagtactcattatgcaagAACACCCAAATTTAGAGATATATTTatcatacatatactgtatattatttgaATATCAATACTTATTCATTGATCATTGTGTTCATGTAAGCAGCAATTTATAATTGGTAAGGTGGAGATAATTTTAACACCTTATACTGTTGGAtaatctataacaatacatatatagtaaatcatatttttaaagatattgatctgaaaagtagcttgtaactatagctgtgaaataaatgtagtggagtagaaagtacaatatttccctctgaaatgtagcggagtgtaagtataaagtagcacaaaatggaaatactcactaACAATTATGTCAAACTTGTACTTAATTACAGTGccgagtaaatgtactcagttacgtTCCACTAATGATTTTTAATATGCATAGTTAGTTTCTGATATCAAAGAGATATAGAAATGTTGTGAaatgtttacataaaaaaaatactaccaCAAATTGAAAGTCACTGCAAACACTAAATACTTagaataatattatttatatagcacttttctaaGCAGAAGTGGTTAAAACACAAGATGttgtgatttattatttatgaaagTACTACGGTTCACCACAACGCATTTAATAAATACTCAGTAATATTCTAGACAGATTAAAGGGACTTTTCCTGAAGCAGTTCCTTGTCTGCTTTCCAGGAACCATCTGTGTTCTCCTGTCTTTTCCCTTCATTTTTAACCCCTGCCTGCCCTGCACCGACAACACCGCTCGGTGGGCCCAGATCGTTTACTTCTCccccttcatcatcatcttccagTTCGGCTGGGCAGCCACTCAGATCTCCCACCTCTCCCTCATCCCAGAGCTGGTTTCCAGCGAGAGCGCCAAGGTGGAGCTCACTGCGTACAGGTGAGGTGATGTCACCGAGGACGTCCTGGACGCACATAACCAACACGCATCAAACCAGGGTCTTTTGGTGTAAAGAGCATAAtagttattatattatactgtTATGTTAGTATTATAATTATCACTTGATAAACACAATCTACTCTGTATTATTCTGATGATTGTGGACTGTAATGTTAGTATTTGGAGACACGAGGAGACATCAAACCTTAATTCGTCCACTGACACTGAATATAGTGACTGATTTATATTCAAAACAGATTTcatttgaatgcaggatttgCAGCTGTGAATCAGAAAATTTACTTTTACATTGGGGTATATTCTCCCTTTAATCCACATCACTAACAGTGGCACCAAGtaaatgtttgctgtgtgtgtctgttatgaACTCTGCGACAAATGTCTGActaacagcagcagtttctccTTTAAAAGGAATCTCTGAAGCAGAATTTCACTGTTATGGGTCATGACCTTCACATTTTTCCATCCAGCCCTCTCGAGCATAGAGGAAGCAAAACTGgtgttttccaaaaatgtttttataaatcagGTTGTTTACTCAGTCAAACTTGCTGTcgtgtcagaaaaaaaaaaaaaatcttgataaTGAAACACAGTTTTTTGAGACGGCAGTGAATGTTTGGATTGGAATATTTTACTTTGTCTGAATCAGATTTCATCCATGATCCAGTCAGTTCTTCCATTGTTTGTGCTCTCCTCATCCATCCGGCTTCCTTTCCAGCCTGCCCTTTTTCCTTTCGTGCAACCTGAACTTCGCTCCCATGTTTAAAGAGTTGTCAAGACTTCGTCTAATGCACTGTTCAAACATAAAGAGTGTATGGAATCAACCAGATGCGCAGTTATTATTTATGCCAgtgaaagtataaaaaaaaaacaagggagaAGTAGCAGCTGAATTctttgtaaaaacacaacagaggaaCTAAAAtttcagagaaaagagaagtaACTGTCTGTTGTTTCATTTGATTATATTGTCCAGTGCAGCTAAAATCCCAGAAACTATAAACTGGTGAATATAGAAGCAAGTACAACATCATTTAGTCTATGTGATCTCTACTTTAAAGCTACTCAAGTCCTGTTTGAACACTTTATATTCTTCCTTGTGTAGGTACGCGTTCACTGTCGTGGCCAATATCACCGTGTACGCTGTGGCCTGGCTGCTCTTTCACTTCCAGGCGCAGCACAATGTGGACCCATCCGTCTCAGACAGCCTGGGCCCGGCGGACATCCCTCTGTTCAGGGTAAGAAGAGAGATGCAAGAGACATTTAACCGCTCTGGCAAAATCACCATTTTTCACCTGAGCTCACTCTCTATCTATAGACGCTGTCCCTGATCATGCTGGGCATCGGGGCGTTGTTCTCCCTCATATTCCATGTCGGCACAAAAGAGGCTGCATCaggctcagagagagagactcagcTGCTCACGCCATCCTCCTCGCACGAGGTTTTGCCTCCTCCTGTGTTCAAGTGGAAGCACTGGCTGAAGGAGCCGTCCTTCTACCAGGTAACTCCTAAATCTCTGCTGCAGTGAATTCATGCTGATTCGGAAagtttcttttcctctttggtACAAGGACATGGATCACTCTCTCTACCAGTGTCACACTGACTGTAGATATAATTTACTATTGCAGTTGAGTCACATTCACTTTACATATACACTCACTTATTAGGAACTCCTGTGCAATCTGatgcaatccagtacaacagctctgccataaatgattaaaataataatattttgtccaacccATTGACACACAtgagggtggacaaaatatgagGAActcttttcaatataatgcactctaGTACAACACCACCActcactatgacctcaataataaacataaagtagaatgtcaacaaaaactaaaaatttaTAATCTTCGTAAAAGTAGattttatggcagagctgttgtattggattgatccctcagtgagtgtatatcaCAGCTAACTATTTTGCAAACTACTCTAATTTATTGTAGATATTTAAAAGTAGTTTTCTAGTTTCTTCCAGGCTTCTTTTTTGCTTCCATTCATTTCCATCTGAAATGGAAATCCATTAGCACACACAGTCTGGAAAATTGCATGAGTTGTGTAATTTATCACAGTGAACACGGAgtctgcattattttttttgttaaaattacattaGCATTATGAAGTAATGCAGTGCAGATTTTTAGACGTGTTAGCAGCATTAACCCATGCATGGCAATGTCTGTTGGTGGCTCAatctgtccaccactttggtccagattgaaatataaAGCACAAAAGAGGGTTCACCAACCCAAATCAATTAGATATTTTCTACTTGTTTAGTTTAACTTGTCAATACAAGCACAGGGGGGGGGAAATGCACAATAGTCCTCCAGTTTCATGGTTTGGCCTTCATAACTTTTCTCCAACAATGAGTGTCATTCAACTACCAACAACCtctacagactgaaatataacAAATGAATTACCATGaatttttgtacagacattcatggtccccagagcaTGAAGcccactgactttggtgatctcttgACTTTTCCACTTGttccaccatgaggttgatatttttgtttttgagtgaaatgtcccAATAACTGTTGGAcagattgccataaaatttggtacacacagtAGGGTCCCACTCAAGTGAATGGGACAGAGGTCTCAGGCTTTTGGATGTATGTCCATGGTGTCtagaagatgaatcctaatgactttaaGTGATCCCTTACCATTTTATCTAgagccaccagcaggtcagtgTTACCACTTATTCCGTGagatatctcaacatctactggatgGAGTGGCACAAAAATTTGTAAACAAATTCATGATTTCCAGACAGATTATCCTAATTATTTCACTGATCCCTTAACTTGTTATGTAACACATCAGGTGAAAATTTGCACTTGTCCAGATACTTTGGTttaatacctgcaaaactaatgacattcccaaaTTCTTAGTCTTATTatttttgatcagatttgaatgatactttctgtgttttttaatggcTGCTTTGTTTTACTGATGCATTTGAGAAGTCTGGATTATTTGAACTGAATAGAGAAAAATGAGGTTTAAAGTAAAACAAGTCTTTATTCCCCAATATAAGACATACAGGCaaaagtattgttttgttgtcagcACTGAAACTTGGATTTTGGCACTTGCAACAAACGTTTTAAATACACCCAGCTCTAACTGTGTTGCATTACACAACTTAAGCTATTGTCAAGCGTCTGCTAACTGATTTTTATATTGTATAGAAATGAGTGGAAATCAATGGCTGCCTGGAGgaagaaaatgcattcaaaaatcaaaacttttataaaatacattcaaaatgGTTGACAAAAATATGTACAGAAAAGTATATACAATATGATTTGTATATTATGTGTACACtgagtttgtttctttgtttacttttgtACCAGGTGGCTTTCTTGTACATGTGCACAAGACTAATAGTCAACTTGTCCCAGACTTACATCTCAGTTTATCTCACCAACTCACTGATGTTACCAAAGGTAAGGccacacagtttgttttcacatatcTTGTGTAAGTCATTAAATATATAGCTTCTGTTGAAACATCTATGTAGCTGTTTAATATTcagtttcctcctctctcctcagaACTTCATCGCCACCATACCGCTGGTGATGTATGTCAGCGGCTTCGTGTGCTCTCTGGCCATGAAGCCGGTCAGCAAGATCATAGGCATCAGTGTGAGTGTCTCAGTTTTCATGGCATTCATTTGGCTTAACAGGAAGTAGTAGCTGAGGAAAAGCTCCAGAATCAttcagatacatttttctgtacTTCATATAAGTGGCGTCAATGGATTacagcagtaaaaacatccAGATGCAGACTGACAATCTGGATGAGCAAGAATTCTCCAACTCTGCCAGTTGACCTGTACGCGGGTCAGCAGTGAGTCTAGTAACACTGATACTAAAACAATAACATTAGCTGGTGTCTGAGGCCTTTAAACTGGCTGTTGTAAATAGGAGATTTACAGAGGCAAACTATGTGTTTTTGAGACATAATTTATGTatgcttttcattttaaatattctaaaaatgtctgaaaagtgGAGCAGTTGGTTGGTTGAGATGAGCCAGTTTAggtcacatttgttttattgattaaaatCTGCCTCCGGATAtgttgacatactgtataccaGGGGTTAGTAATTACATTCAACAATCAGCACTGCTTACTCTGAAAGAGGATGATGTTGTACAGGCATGTTGAAAACACATCCTGAtatgtttttactgtgttttgtgtctttatttcttttaattcattcattcaagaaTAAAATTGGTTTAGAAAACAGTTTTAGGGTTTTATCTGAGAGTATCAGGAAGAGAAGGCTAATAAAGTGACAGCAGCTTATGTCAATACTCATCTGGCAAAAACTGACTCACAAACATGAATATATCCTCTGTGTTACACTAGAATAGAAATATAATTGATAACTTATCcacaaacaataaacagtggGCCGCTTCATGACTTCAAAGTGCTGTTCCTGACATAAATCTGTTCTGCTCAGATCGGCCAAATTCTGTTATTTAACTGTGTTATTCATCTGGTAAGTTAATAAGATACACGGTCATACTTATTAAGATTTATATGAGCCTTGTGTTTGCATCATTATCTACTGTAGATTTACGCAGCATCATGTAAAAGATTTGATGTCATCTATAAGAGGGAAAATTTCAGCTTTCGTTACGGgctaaatatttttgttgggggggccagatttggcccacgGGCCGCTATTTGCCTGCCACTGCTATATACTCGTCAGTATCCTGTTTTTGAGTTCTGGTTTCGATCGTGTTTAGGAACAtggaacatgagaaacctggttattcatCTCCCTGTATATATGACTAACATTATTAAAGATTCTGATCATCTCTTTGACCAGAAGGACACTCGCTCGTTCACATCCAACATATCCGTCATTTCTACTTGCAATTAAGTTTCCTCAACAGTTGAAAATAGCAAAAAAGCAGTCACTTTTGTAGATAAACACCTTTTCTGAAACCAGGATATGACCGTCACATGCACAAAGCATGACTTGGATCTGATCATAACCAGGATATTAGTGTGAGTGTATCAGGATATGTTCAATTTTATAAACTCTAAAATATTGGTAACACTGCCTTATGTGAGGAATTAATGTCTGTTCCATGATTAATAAACTGCTgatttgaatgaatgatgttatattttaatgagatGTATTTGTCTGTTGTCAGATGATGTATTTAGTCGGGCTGCTGTTGGTGCTTTGCTTCGCTATCTGGGTGTTTGTGGACAAGAAAATGGGAGCTGAGAGCATCTACGGCGCGGCGGTGCTGCTGGGAGCCGGTTCAGCTACCATCCTGGTCATGTCTCTGTCCATGACCGCCACGCTCATCGGGGAGCAGACGGTAAGTGGAGGGCAGTGATATGTCCCTTTTATTTAGAAagtgcatgaaaaaaaacaacacacattgaCCAAAGAGCTGAACAAGATCATTAAAATCACGATATACTCTCCTACCCATGGGGGAAATTAGTTCTGGACTCcacaataaatgaacaaataaacatcACAGAGTAACAACACTGGCAATAAGAACACACATGACATATAACCAGTAGCACACATCATGAAGCCACCAATCatgaaagaataaaacaaaccagCAGCAAAAGACACATCAGTCTCCCTCCACACCCACACATTTATCTATTGTACATAAACCTGTGGCAAATGGCATCTTTCATTTCATGGTGTTAAGAGTCTGGAATAAAATGTTTGTAGCGGTTCAGCCTGCATGGGGAGGCTCTGTACCTTCTACAGGAGGGTAGAACCATTTTTAAGACAATCAGCTGTGCAAGAATAAgtaacacatatatacacatatatagaAAACATGCTAGGAACATACAAAGAGATATACTAGTCTTTGAGGTAGGACTTAAGTCAACAACTTTAGGTCAGAAGACCTCTGAGAGCTGAGATTTGATTCTTTAAAAAGTCTGTGATGTAAGAAGCAGGCAACCCATGAAGAATTGCATAATATGATTGTGTTATAATTGTGAATACCAGGGGCTGCACGTGGTATAGGCCACATAGGCGGTTGTCTAGGGTGCCAAATGAGTGGGacgtatttttctttttttttttttcctttttccgaTGTGTGCTTGTAAACATTGCTATTGGAAATTCACATTTATTCTCCCTTCTTCACATTTCCCCTCTCTTGTTCCTCATTTACTTGCATGGGTTTTAGTGGTCGGTCAGTTTTTTCCCCAACAGCCACcaaacactcactgaatgaATGCACTCACATTCAGAAGTACAAGAGAATATACAGAAGgtggttttatctttttttaatgcaagttTTACTCACTGCTGCCAACTTTCAAGgcaaataaaatacagagaaaCTTCATCACAAGGCAGAAAcagcttttcttgttttaaatgtcacatcAGAATCAGCTGTTCAGTCACAAGAGGGTTAACAGAAGATCAGTTTGATAAATGCGTTAATGCGTGCTGTAATATTAAGATTTCCATACCAAAGCAGTAACTTTGTTCTCGGGCTTCTGGATCACAGTCCTGTTAGAAGATGCTGTCAGCTGTGAAATTAAAGGGGAGGGTTTAGTGGTAGTGTGTTTGAACAACATCACATTTCACTGCTGTCACATCTCTCCTTGTGTCTGGTTTTCTTCAATCACACTGTTGAAAAAgagatgaatgaaaatattaGATAAATGCTCACATAGGATTCCTTGTGTCTcttattcacaaaaaaaaacaaacacagtgaacaACTTTGTAGACTTTCTAGATAGATTTCATTCAACTGTGCTTTgctacaacattttaaaatctctgATCCCTCTTTCACATTTTGTCCTGTTTGGCAGCAAAGTGGAGCCTTTGTTTATGGGTCGATGAGCCTCACAGACAAGGTGGCTAATGGCGTCGGGGTCATCCTCATCCAGAGCATCAGACCATGCAGGTGAGTCTGTCTGAGACCGACGACGACCCTGATGCCCTCTGCAGGTCGTTTTACCCAGAAAGTTAAAGGGAAGCTGTTTGAAAAGACGCAGAGACAGATCGACCATAAAATAGTATTTCACACTTCCTTGGCATTTTTTCTA is a window of Thunnus thynnus chromosome 8, fThuThy2.1, whole genome shotgun sequence DNA encoding:
- the mfsd12b gene encoding major facilitator superfamily domain containing 12b — its product is MEQSVPADRSLPVHRRVCYAAGHFLNDLCASMWFTYLLVYLHSVLGFQSTSAGVMLLIGQIADGVCTPLVGYESDRTPGSGRHGKRKTWHLLGTICVLLSFPFIFNPCLPCTDNTARWAQIVYFSPFIIIFQFGWAATQISHLSLIPELVSSESAKVELTAYRYAFTVVANITVYAVAWLLFHFQAQHNVDPSVSDSLGPADIPLFRTLSLIMLGIGALFSLIFHVGTKEAASGSERETQLLTPSSSHEVLPPPVFKWKHWLKEPSFYQVAFLYMCTRLIVNLSQTYISVYLTNSLMLPKNFIATIPLVMYVSGFVCSLAMKPVSKIIGISMMYLVGLLLVLCFAIWVFVDKKMGAESIYGAAVLLGAGSATILVMSLSMTATLIGEQTQSGAFVYGSMSLTDKVANGVGVILIQSIRPCSTESCCPACVWFYRDVMAAVTGGVALPAVICLFSIIIQPIKIQKN